Proteins found in one Pseudomonas marvdashtae genomic segment:
- a CDS encoding non-ribosomal peptide synthetase, which produces MSGLQGFRISPQQASVYPHINGAAEHPFSCHLQWTLSQPLDLDALNNRLQALVAGSEILRTRLMPVAGLRHPVQVIDETASLAVNLQDLRQHSRADQDAALAQFATQPRDWTNPLCVTLVRLDDEQTVLDLAAASSHFDLASLKWLAAGLLHDTAPDLSETLQYADYAEWRWSLVEDAPDHPGVSFWTPSGETEQATLQLPLESTFGEGFAPTRLDLTLPAALARNPILTADMLLTAWAAVLGRLAGQQQVPLTLIHESRGAELADTLGLFEQCLPVCIKLDAQATLQEQSVQMAVALERAVGWQDYYTGTLDAGYAFAWRSGDARERQASAVMNPLKACLNVRQLPDNLHAQLVYDRHALSAEAAGCLAEQWLQLLQGALAEPQRAWAQLSLDGALQAQLIGTGASVPSIEPVTLVELIARQVRQQPDAIALSDQHGDLSYGRLNACATQLAHRLVAAGISPGVPVGILFARSNAAIVAMLAVLKAGGAYVPIDPTYPADRRAYMLADSAIAHIVVSAELADSVPASLQRFVLSDLTAQDLGDMPALPLPDANDLAYLIYTSGSTGAPKAVEISHGALSYSTQVRMATYEAPVRAYLLLSSFAFDSSVAGIFWTLAQGGRLVLPAPGEELEMARLAQLIVQHQVSHGLSLPSLYQALLDQLQRSGETHPLACWIVAGEACPPSLIAQHSKTLPQARLVNEYGPTEATVWATYEVLEPSRNVSIGRPIAGMDLRLLNEFDTACAIGEPGEIVLAGPTLARGYRNKPEETAKAFVTLADGTRAYRTGDLACWLADGRLAFLGRKDHQVKVRGYRIELGEIERQLCNHSDVREAAVIVQEQAAGKRLLAYILAAHGYAPDSEAIKRFLGERLPSYMVPALVLTLASFPRTPNGKLDTRQLPDPDQLDESAHVAPRNAMETTLQAIVAKVLKLSTVSVTDNFFAIGGDSILSLQVVAQAHEQGIALSAKQVFERQTIAAMAEVAQALDPSAAEPQADSTEFSASGLSDDEMQALMAELNEADL; this is translated from the coding sequence ATGAGCGGACTTCAAGGTTTTCGTATTTCCCCGCAACAGGCATCGGTGTATCCCCACATCAACGGCGCGGCGGAGCACCCGTTCAGCTGTCATTTGCAATGGACGTTGTCACAACCGCTGGATCTCGACGCCCTGAACAACCGCCTGCAGGCGTTGGTGGCTGGCAGTGAAATCCTGCGCACGCGCCTGATGCCCGTGGCTGGCCTGCGCCATCCAGTGCAGGTAATCGACGAAACCGCTTCGCTGGCGGTGAACCTCCAAGACCTGCGTCAGCACAGCCGCGCCGACCAGGACGCGGCCTTGGCTCAATTCGCCACCCAGCCTCGCGACTGGACGAACCCTTTATGCGTGACCCTGGTGCGCCTGGACGACGAGCAAACTGTCCTGGACCTGGCCGCGGCCAGCAGCCATTTCGACCTTGCCAGCCTGAAATGGCTGGCCGCTGGATTGCTGCACGACACCGCACCGGACCTATCCGAAACCTTGCAGTACGCCGACTACGCCGAATGGCGCTGGAGCCTGGTTGAAGACGCGCCGGACCACCCGGGCGTGAGCTTCTGGACACCGTCGGGGGAAACCGAACAGGCCACGTTGCAACTGCCCCTCGAATCGACCTTCGGAGAGGGATTTGCGCCGACCCGACTGGACCTGACACTGCCTGCCGCCCTCGCCCGCAATCCGATCCTGACGGCTGATATGCTGCTGACGGCCTGGGCAGCGGTGCTGGGACGACTGGCCGGCCAGCAACAGGTGCCGCTCACCCTGATCCATGAAAGTCGCGGCGCGGAACTGGCGGACACCCTGGGCCTGTTCGAGCAGTGCCTGCCCGTGTGCATCAAACTGGATGCCCAGGCGACCTTGCAGGAACAAAGCGTGCAAATGGCCGTCGCCCTGGAACGAGCGGTTGGCTGGCAGGACTATTACACCGGCACCCTCGATGCCGGATACGCCTTTGCCTGGCGCTCGGGCGATGCCCGGGAACGCCAAGCCAGCGCGGTGATGAACCCGCTGAAGGCGTGCCTGAACGTACGCCAGTTGCCCGACAACCTGCACGCGCAGCTGGTCTACGACCGCCATGCCCTCAGTGCCGAAGCCGCAGGATGCCTCGCCGAGCAATGGCTGCAACTATTGCAAGGCGCCCTGGCTGAACCGCAACGGGCCTGGGCCCAACTGTCCCTGGATGGTGCGCTGCAAGCGCAACTGATCGGCACCGGTGCGAGCGTGCCATCCATCGAACCCGTGACACTGGTGGAACTGATTGCCCGCCAGGTTCGCCAACAACCGGACGCCATCGCCCTCAGCGACCAGCACGGCGACCTGAGCTATGGCCGCCTCAATGCCTGCGCCACCCAGTTGGCCCATCGACTGGTCGCCGCCGGCATCAGCCCGGGAGTGCCTGTCGGCATCCTGTTCGCCCGCAGCAACGCGGCCATTGTCGCCATGCTCGCCGTCTTGAAAGCCGGCGGCGCCTACGTGCCGATCGACCCGACCTACCCGGCCGACCGCCGTGCCTACATGCTTGCCGACAGCGCCATCGCCCACATCGTGGTCAGCGCCGAACTGGCCGACAGTGTGCCGGCCAGTTTGCAGCGTTTCGTGCTGAGTGACCTGACAGCCCAGGATCTCGGCGATATGCCGGCGCTCCCCCTGCCAGACGCGAACGACCTCGCCTACTTGATCTACACCTCCGGCTCTACCGGTGCGCCAAAAGCCGTGGAAATCAGCCACGGCGCGCTGAGCTACTCGACCCAGGTGCGCATGGCCACGTACGAAGCCCCGGTGCGCGCCTACCTGCTGCTGTCGTCGTTTGCCTTCGACAGCTCGGTCGCCGGGATTTTCTGGACCCTGGCCCAAGGCGGACGCCTGGTGTTGCCCGCGCCGGGTGAAGAACTTGAAATGGCCCGCCTGGCGCAGCTGATTGTCCAACATCAGGTCAGCCACGGCCTGTCATTGCCGTCGCTGTACCAGGCCCTGCTCGATCAATTGCAGCGCAGCGGGGAAACCCATCCCCTCGCCTGCTGGATCGTCGCCGGCGAGGCTTGCCCGCCGTCGCTGATCGCGCAACACAGCAAGACCCTGCCACAGGCCCGGCTGGTGAACGAATACGGCCCCACTGAAGCGACGGTCTGGGCTACCTATGAGGTGCTGGAGCCGAGCCGGAACGTCAGCATCGGCCGCCCCATCGCCGGCATGGACCTGCGCCTGCTGAACGAATTCGACACCGCTTGCGCCATTGGCGAACCGGGTGAAATCGTCCTCGCTGGCCCGACTCTGGCCCGCGGCTATCGCAACAAACCCGAAGAAACCGCCAAGGCCTTCGTCACTCTGGCTGACGGCACTCGCGCCTATCGCACCGGCGACCTGGCGTGCTGGTTGGCCGACGGGCGCTTGGCGTTCCTGGGGCGCAAGGACCATCAGGTCAAGGTGCGCGGCTACCGCATCGAGCTGGGTGAAATCGAGCGTCAACTGTGCAACCACAGCGACGTGCGCGAAGCCGCAGTGATCGTCCAGGAACAGGCCGCCGGCAAACGCTTGCTCGCCTACATCTTGGCCGCCCACGGCTACGCACCGGATTCGGAGGCAATCAAGCGCTTCCTCGGCGAGCGCCTGCCGTCGTACATGGTGCCGGCCCTGGTGCTGACCCTGGCGAGTTTTCCGCGCACGCCCAACGGCAAGCTCGACACCCGCCAGTTGCCCGATCCGGACCAGCTCGACGAAAGCGCCCATGTGGCGCCGCGCAACGCCATGGAAACCACGTTGCAAGCCATCGTTGCCAAGGTCTTGAAGCTTTCCACGGTGAGCGTCACCGACAATTTCTTCGCCATCGGCGGCGACTCGATCCTGAGCCTGCAAGTGGTGGCCCAGGCCCACGAGCAAGGTATCGCGCTCTCGGCCAAGCAAGTCTTCGAACGCCAGACCATCGCCGCCATGGCCGAGGTCGCGCAAGCGCTGGACCCGAGCGCCGCCGAGCCGCAAGCCGACAGCACCGAGTTCAGCGCCTCGGGCCTGTCCGATGATGAAATGCAAGCGCTGATGGCCGAACTGAACGAGGCCGACCTGTGA
- a CDS encoding TauD/TfdA family dioxygenase, translated as MSIVPPSPRALGAVRRKAMNVSEQQLVTERLLSPDHALPLVIEPAVSGVDLVAWAARERESLEKKLLQYGALLFRGFNVTSVEQFDQVIAALSPGALEYMFRASPRTRVGGNIYTSTDYPADQMIFPHNEHSYSPRFPLRLFFYCHLPSETGGETPIGSTRAVKARISPQIEARFREKGVLYVRNYGDGFGLPWQTVFQSEDRGEVEAYCASVGIEVEWKDNNRLRTRQRGPAVVRHPRTGEEVWFNHATFFHISTLPERIRDSLQSNFNDLDLPTNTFYGDGEPIEPQVLESLRAAYLNSLVRFSWQQGDVLFIDNMLAVHGREPFTGKRAIMTGMAEALLSSDVAV; from the coding sequence ATGTCTATCGTGCCCCCATCGCCACGCGCCCTCGGCGCAGTGCGTCGCAAAGCCATGAACGTCTCGGAACAACAGTTGGTGACCGAGCGCCTGCTCAGCCCGGACCACGCCCTGCCGCTGGTGATCGAGCCAGCCGTCAGCGGTGTCGACCTGGTTGCCTGGGCCGCACGGGAACGCGAGTCATTAGAAAAGAAACTGCTGCAATATGGCGCCCTGCTGTTTCGCGGCTTCAACGTCACGTCCGTCGAGCAGTTCGACCAAGTGATCGCCGCGCTTTCCCCTGGCGCGCTGGAATACATGTTCCGCGCCTCGCCCCGGACACGTGTCGGCGGCAATATCTACACCTCGACCGACTACCCGGCCGACCAGATGATCTTTCCCCACAACGAGCATTCCTACTCACCACGCTTCCCCCTGCGGCTGTTCTTCTATTGCCATCTTCCGTCCGAAACCGGTGGTGAAACACCGATTGGCTCGACCCGCGCCGTCAAGGCCAGGATCAGCCCGCAGATTGAAGCGCGGTTCCGGGAAAAAGGCGTGTTATACGTGCGCAACTACGGCGACGGTTTCGGCCTGCCGTGGCAGACCGTATTCCAGTCCGAAGACCGCGGCGAAGTGGAAGCCTACTGCGCCAGCGTCGGCATCGAAGTGGAATGGAAAGACAACAATCGCCTGCGCACCCGTCAACGCGGGCCGGCCGTGGTACGCCACCCGCGCACCGGCGAAGAGGTCTGGTTCAACCACGCCACGTTCTTCCACATCAGCACTCTGCCCGAGCGCATTCGCGATTCGTTGCAAAGCAATTTCAACGACCTCGACCTGCCCACCAACACCTTTTATGGCGACGGCGAGCCAATCGAGCCGCAAGTCCTGGAATCGCTGCGTGCGGCGTACCTCAATTCGTTGGTGCGCTTCAGCTGGCAGCAGGGGGACGTGTTGTTCATCGACAACATGCTCGCCGTGCACGGTCGCGAACCCTTTACCGGCAAGCGCGCCATCATGACCGGCATGGCTGAAGCCCTGCTGTCGAGCGACGTTGCCGTCTGA
- a CDS encoding condensation domain-containing protein produces MFSFEHWIDVLEANAQLFPQHAALHFLPDGVEIGESLTFFQLHEQSQSLAAALQARYAPGDRVLLMLPSSLDYARAFCACLYAGLIAVPLFPPPSRKPRHLDRVRNVVVDAEPALILAPAEYCEGLLELAEGRVDVLTVQALGTPPASQWLRPAIDGSTVAFLQYTSGSTGSPKGVEVRQRNLIANVELMRQAYGFDAQGAMVNWLPLYHDMGLIGGMLAPLYSGMPCYLMASQTFVNAPSAWLQALSRYRATASFAPNFAYALCNRVVSDNLIAQLDLSAWKHAINGAEPIHPGTLEAFVQRFSACGLNPLAISPGYGQAEATLCVSATPADALPVVLRLDKSVLETGRVALAAAGAAAVEFVACGYPQALHSIAIVDPQTYERCAPDRIGEVWLKGPSNAESYWKNPEATREAFEARIAGSSEHYLRSGDLGFMHEGQVVICGRLKDLLILNGRNLYPHDIEFAITDAEPGIRTGRIAAFSEMDPALGREKLVIVAEPQRKFVDPAHHPALFASMQNAVREAADCGIDQIVLVQAGTIPMTTSGKIARQGARKQLAAGTLSIIAQSGGTLASNDEALDLAQLKRLATETPQQAQIACRQWLEQTLHAVNPYFSADFDRSLIGQGLDSIGVADFAARLHRDLGWSLDTHELFGETTLGQWALALQGFLNQPAPTAEVASVQARLSQAHQSFAQRRLWFLRQLNPDDTRHNLVLHLRLQGPLDIETLSLRLNTLVERHGVLRTVYRDGVDGPQQQVLQATPVALVQHDLRDRNETQQQQALSQRLADEHATPVDLQAGPLLRAQLLSRNDQQHDLLLTLHHIAFDGRSAQVLLAELAATVGAGLPGQYLDFAQWEARHWSEQRIASEQDFWRGYLADMPQTLELGGSGPAPGEHSLNFNVSQARCERLAELAREQGMTLFMLLLASYQLVLKQLGGQAQFLLGTDVSGRPLAEHNDVIGFFVNQLTLRCDLRGEPTLADFLEQVRDEARQAYAHQGLPFDLVVSALAPQRRAGHSPLFQVKLNYQPSRVSPTAIAGAQLSALDVAQAPGDFHLVLDLVHGSEGLAATLKYRGEYFDQSRALRLQHLWTCLLEQLPTLLDEPLPALAERIGSWDQAFARERQQSQAQAGRSQIMQAKRRSLSL; encoded by the coding sequence ATGTTTTCCTTCGAACACTGGATCGACGTGCTGGAAGCCAACGCCCAGCTTTTTCCTCAGCACGCCGCACTGCACTTTTTGCCAGACGGCGTCGAGATCGGCGAATCCCTGACCTTCTTCCAATTGCACGAGCAGTCCCAATCCCTGGCGGCCGCGCTGCAAGCGCGCTATGCACCGGGCGACCGCGTGCTGTTGATGCTGCCCAGCAGCCTCGACTACGCCCGCGCCTTCTGCGCCTGCCTGTATGCCGGCCTGATCGCGGTGCCGTTGTTCCCGCCGCCGTCGCGCAAACCGCGTCACCTCGACCGCGTCCGCAATGTAGTGGTGGATGCCGAGCCGGCGCTGATTCTCGCCCCGGCGGAGTATTGCGAAGGCTTGTTGGAACTGGCGGAGGGTCGCGTCGATGTGCTGACCGTCCAGGCTCTTGGCACGCCACCGGCCAGCCAGTGGCTACGCCCGGCCATCGACGGTTCGACCGTGGCCTTCCTGCAATACACCTCCGGCTCCACCGGTTCGCCAAAGGGTGTCGAGGTGCGTCAACGCAACCTGATCGCCAACGTCGAACTGATGCGCCAGGCCTATGGTTTCGATGCACAAGGCGCCATGGTCAACTGGCTGCCGCTGTACCACGACATGGGCCTGATCGGCGGCATGCTGGCGCCGCTCTACAGCGGCATGCCTTGTTATCTGATGGCTTCCCAGACCTTCGTCAATGCGCCATCGGCCTGGTTGCAGGCGTTGAGTCGCTACCGTGCCACCGCCAGTTTCGCTCCTAACTTCGCCTACGCCCTGTGCAACCGGGTGGTCAGCGACAACCTGATCGCGCAGCTTGACCTGAGCGCCTGGAAACACGCGATCAACGGCGCCGAACCGATCCATCCCGGCACCCTGGAAGCGTTCGTCCAGCGTTTTTCCGCCTGTGGCCTCAACCCGTTGGCCATCAGCCCCGGTTATGGCCAGGCCGAAGCGACCCTGTGCGTCAGCGCCACCCCGGCCGACGCGCTGCCGGTGGTGCTGCGCCTGGACAAGTCCGTGCTGGAGACCGGCCGTGTGGCGCTGGCGGCGGCCGGTGCTGCCGCCGTGGAGTTCGTCGCCTGCGGCTACCCGCAAGCCTTGCACAGCATCGCCATCGTCGACCCGCAGACCTATGAGCGCTGCGCCCCTGACCGCATCGGCGAAGTCTGGCTCAAGGGCCCGAGCAACGCCGAATCCTATTGGAAGAATCCCGAGGCCACTCGCGAAGCCTTTGAGGCGCGGATCGCCGGCTCATCGGAGCATTACCTGCGCTCCGGCGACCTGGGTTTCATGCACGAAGGCCAGGTCGTGATCTGCGGGCGGCTCAAGGACCTGTTGATTCTCAACGGGCGCAACCTCTATCCCCACGACATCGAATTCGCCATTACCGACGCCGAGCCGGGCATCCGCACCGGACGCATCGCCGCTTTCTCGGAAATGGACCCGGCACTGGGCCGCGAGAAGCTGGTGATCGTCGCCGAGCCGCAGCGCAAATTCGTTGACCCGGCCCATCACCCGGCGCTGTTCGCGTCGATGCAAAACGCCGTGCGCGAAGCCGCCGACTGTGGCATCGACCAGATCGTGCTGGTGCAAGCCGGCACCATCCCGATGACCACCAGCGGCAAGATCGCCCGTCAAGGCGCGCGTAAACAACTCGCTGCGGGCACGTTGAGCATCATCGCCCAGAGCGGTGGGACCCTGGCCTCGAATGACGAAGCCCTTGACCTTGCCCAGCTCAAGCGCCTGGCCACTGAAACACCGCAACAGGCCCAAATCGCCTGCCGTCAATGGTTGGAACAGACGCTTCACGCGGTCAACCCGTATTTTTCGGCCGACTTCGACCGCAGCCTGATCGGCCAGGGCCTGGATTCCATCGGCGTCGCCGACTTCGCCGCGCGCCTGCACCGGGACCTGGGCTGGAGCCTCGATACCCATGAGTTGTTTGGGGAAACCACCCTCGGACAATGGGCGCTCGCCCTGCAAGGCTTCCTGAATCAACCGGCGCCAACAGCCGAGGTTGCGTCCGTGCAGGCCCGCCTCAGCCAGGCGCATCAATCGTTCGCCCAGCGTCGCCTGTGGTTCCTGCGCCAACTGAACCCGGACGACACGCGCCACAACCTCGTACTGCACTTGCGCTTGCAAGGTCCACTGGACATCGAGACGCTCTCCCTGCGCCTGAACACGCTGGTCGAGCGTCACGGCGTGTTGCGCACGGTGTACCGCGACGGCGTCGATGGCCCGCAACAACAGGTGCTGCAAGCCACGCCTGTAGCGCTGGTCCAGCATGACTTACGTGACCGGAACGAAACCCAGCAACAGCAGGCGCTGAGCCAGCGTTTGGCCGATGAACACGCCACTCCGGTGGATCTGCAAGCCGGCCCGCTGCTGCGCGCGCAGTTGCTCAGCAGAAATGACCAACAACATGACCTGCTGCTGACCCTGCACCACATCGCCTTCGACGGACGCTCGGCGCAAGTGCTGCTGGCGGAGCTGGCCGCTACGGTGGGCGCCGGGCTGCCGGGGCAATACCTCGATTTCGCTCAATGGGAAGCCCGGCACTGGAGTGAACAGCGGATCGCCAGCGAGCAGGACTTCTGGCGTGGATACCTGGCCGACATGCCACAAACCCTGGAACTCGGTGGCAGCGGCCCGGCCCCGGGCGAACACAGCCTGAACTTCAACGTGTCCCAGGCCCGCTGCGAGCGCTTGGCTGAATTGGCCCGCGAACAAGGCATGACCTTGTTCATGCTGCTGCTCGCCAGTTACCAACTGGTGCTCAAGCAACTGGGCGGGCAAGCGCAATTTTTGCTGGGCACCGACGTCAGCGGCCGGCCATTGGCCGAGCACAACGACGTCATCGGTTTCTTCGTCAACCAGTTGACCTTGCGCTGTGACCTGCGCGGCGAACCGACCCTGGCCGATTTCCTCGAGCAGGTTCGCGATGAAGCGCGCCAGGCCTACGCCCATCAAGGCCTGCCTTTCGACCTGGTGGTCTCGGCCCTCGCGCCGCAGCGCCGCGCCGGTCACTCACCGCTGTTCCAGGTCAAGCTCAACTATCAACCGTCGCGGGTGTCCCCGACCGCCATTGCCGGCGCGCAGTTGTCTGCGCTGGACGTGGCCCAGGCACCGGGCGACTTTCACTTGGTGCTCGACCTCGTGCATGGCAGCGAGGGCCTCGCCGCAACCCTCAAGTATCGCGGCGAATACTTCGACCAAAGCCGTGCGTTGCGCCTGCAACATCTGTGGACGTGCCTGCTGGAGCAACTCCCCACCCTGCTGGACGAGCCGCTGCCGGCGCTGGCCGAGCGCATCGGCAGCTGGGACCAGGCCTTTGCCCGTGAGCGGCAACAGTCCCAGGCGCAGGCCGGTCGCAGCCAGATAATGCAAGCCAAACGTCGCTCCTTGTCCCTTTAA
- a CDS encoding TauD/TfdA family dioxygenase has product MTSIEHLDGRPAPISVASMDEGAPSLPVLVQAAPGQSIHDLDASTRDSLPHLLATVGGVLFRGFAVATPIDFKRFAASFGAPLASYEFGSTPRSKVFAGVYSSTEYPAHQFIPLHNEQAYTRPWPSRIWFHCIKASETGGETPIADSRLIYQRIPDEIRELFASRELLYVRNYSGALDLPWEKVFNTLDRAQVERYCQDNDIEWEWKADGDLRTRQRCAAVQQHPETGEWVWFNQAHLFHVSAIEPSVRASLLAAVGEENLPRHVYFGDGSAIADDMLDTVREVYRQTAVSFPWQPGDILMLDNRLVAHGRNPFTGDRKVIVAMA; this is encoded by the coding sequence ATGACCTCAATCGAACACTTGGACGGGCGTCCTGCGCCTATTTCAGTGGCTTCCATGGATGAAGGCGCACCATCGTTGCCCGTCTTGGTACAGGCGGCGCCAGGTCAGTCGATTCACGATCTGGACGCCTCGACTCGCGACAGCCTGCCCCACCTCCTGGCTACGGTTGGCGGGGTTTTGTTCCGCGGTTTTGCCGTTGCCACGCCCATCGATTTCAAGCGCTTCGCCGCCAGCTTCGGTGCACCACTGGCCAGTTACGAATTCGGTTCCACGCCGCGTAGCAAAGTCTTCGCAGGGGTCTATAGCTCCACTGAATACCCGGCCCATCAATTCATCCCTCTTCACAACGAACAGGCGTACACCCGGCCCTGGCCTTCGCGCATCTGGTTCCACTGCATCAAGGCCAGTGAAACCGGGGGCGAGACGCCGATTGCCGACAGCCGCCTGATCTACCAGCGCATACCGGACGAGATCCGCGAGCTGTTCGCCAGCCGCGAGCTGCTTTATGTACGCAACTACAGTGGCGCCCTGGACCTTCCCTGGGAAAAAGTCTTCAACACCCTGGACCGCGCCCAGGTCGAACGCTACTGCCAGGACAACGACATCGAGTGGGAATGGAAAGCCGATGGTGACCTGCGCACCCGCCAGCGTTGCGCCGCGGTGCAGCAGCATCCCGAGACCGGCGAATGGGTCTGGTTCAACCAGGCGCACCTGTTCCATGTCTCGGCCATCGAACCCAGCGTACGCGCCAGTCTGCTGGCGGCAGTGGGTGAGGAGAACCTGCCGCGCCATGTCTATTTCGGCGACGGCTCGGCCATTGCCGACGACATGCTCGATACCGTGCGCGAAGTCTATCGCCAGACTGCCGTCAGCTTCCCCTGGCAGCCCGGCGACATCCTGATGCTCGACAACCGACTGGTGGCACACGGTCGCAATCCTTTTACCGGTGACCGTAAAGTCATCGTGGCCATGGCGTGA
- a CDS encoding TonB-dependent receptor domain-containing protein: MNFKKNTIALAVGSAVGLANCAWAAEESNAMELAPITVSGEKIDRTLEKTQSSVVVVTDKNLREHGDKDLVDVFARTPGVYSQAGNENWGIRGVPVSGFDDQGPATLNGAVSVYVDGAVQPNRALTLSPVPLWDAEQVEVFLGPQSTTQGRNSLAGAVVIRTKNPTFEPSFSAQTNVGNDGERGAAVAGGGAIVDDKIAGRIAVDYGEGDGYIRNTALNDDANPRRTSNTRGKLLILPNDDTDVLLTYAHSEHRQGDRSTMRVNGKPSYYDISSNTKAFDNLKQDTLSAKIDYRLNDAWTLTSMTANTRSDYSARLDFDQSALANDVILRKQDGDLFSQELRLNYASDTVKSFVGAYYGRSTNNFHDRLLSGADLFTVKGDTKIENKAVFGEINWTFAPRWTLITGLRYDHETNDTDIEEDAFSSSGKVSKSFDAVLPKLGVDYELATDQYLGFMVQKGYRGGGVNVRAGGGHEAYDPEYTTNYELSYRGSFFDKTLRTRANLYYTDWKDQQVSVLERGASFARIYNAGRSDIKGLEVFVEKDLTEQLTLNVGGAYTDGKYKDFVTGEGQDMSGESFLYSPKYKMSVGGVYRFDDRLIFGTDVVYQSAAPSEYEFDASGNVTGERRSDNYVLVNFNTEYKVTKNVAVSAYVKNAFDKEYVTNNRNDTIIDVGAPRTVGMILRYDM; encoded by the coding sequence GTGAATTTCAAAAAGAATACAATTGCGTTGGCTGTAGGGTCTGCGGTAGGCCTGGCCAACTGTGCTTGGGCAGCTGAAGAGTCCAACGCGATGGAGCTCGCTCCGATCACCGTTTCGGGTGAGAAAATCGACCGCACCCTCGAGAAGACCCAGTCCAGCGTGGTGGTCGTCACGGACAAGAATCTGCGCGAGCACGGCGACAAGGACTTGGTGGATGTGTTTGCCCGCACGCCCGGTGTCTATAGCCAGGCCGGCAACGAGAACTGGGGCATTCGTGGCGTGCCGGTGTCCGGTTTTGACGATCAGGGCCCAGCGACGCTCAATGGTGCTGTGTCGGTGTATGTCGACGGTGCCGTGCAACCGAACCGCGCGCTGACCCTCAGCCCGGTCCCGCTCTGGGATGCGGAGCAGGTCGAGGTGTTCCTTGGCCCGCAATCCACCACCCAGGGGCGTAACTCCCTTGCTGGCGCGGTCGTTATCCGGACCAAGAACCCCACCTTCGAACCGAGCTTCTCGGCGCAGACCAACGTGGGCAACGACGGCGAGCGCGGTGCGGCCGTGGCCGGAGGCGGGGCCATCGTCGATGACAAGATCGCCGGGCGTATCGCGGTGGACTATGGCGAAGGTGACGGTTACATCCGCAACACTGCGCTCAATGATGACGCCAACCCGCGTCGCACCAGCAACACACGCGGCAAATTGCTGATCCTGCCCAATGATGACACCGACGTCCTGCTGACCTACGCCCACAGCGAGCACCGTCAGGGCGACCGTTCGACCATGCGCGTCAACGGCAAGCCGAGCTATTACGACATCTCGTCCAACACCAAGGCCTTCGACAACCTCAAGCAGGATACGCTGAGCGCCAAGATTGACTACCGGCTGAACGATGCTTGGACGTTGACGAGCATGACCGCCAATACCCGTTCGGACTATAGCGCTCGACTGGATTTTGACCAGAGCGCTCTAGCCAACGATGTCATTCTTCGCAAACAGGACGGCGACCTGTTTAGCCAGGAGTTGCGCCTGAATTACGCCTCGGACACGGTGAAAAGCTTCGTTGGTGCGTACTACGGTCGTAGCACTAATAACTTCCATGACCGCTTGTTGTCCGGCGCTGATCTATTTACGGTCAAGGGTGATACCAAGATTGAAAACAAGGCTGTATTCGGCGAAATCAACTGGACGTTTGCTCCGCGCTGGACATTGATCACCGGCCTTCGTTATGACCATGAGACCAACGACACTGACATCGAAGAGGACGCTTTTTCCAGTTCGGGAAAAGTCAGCAAGTCGTTTGACGCGGTACTGCCGAAGCTCGGTGTCGATTACGAGTTGGCCACCGATCAATACCTCGGTTTCATGGTGCAGAAAGGCTATCGTGGCGGTGGCGTCAACGTGCGAGCCGGTGGCGGTCATGAAGCTTACGATCCGGAATACACTACTAACTACGAACTTTCCTACCGTGGCTCGTTCTTCGACAAGACGCTGCGTACCCGTGCCAACCTGTATTACACCGACTGGAAAGATCAGCAAGTCAGTGTTCTGGAAAGGGGCGCTAGCTTCGCACGCATCTACAATGCGGGCCGCAGCGATATCAAGGGTCTGGAAGTCTTCGTCGAAAAAGACCTTACCGAACAGCTGACCCTGAACGTCGGTGGTGCCTACACCGATGGCAAATACAAGGATTTCGTCACCGGCGAAGGTCAGGACATGAGCGGCGAATCGTTCCTTTATTCGCCCAAGTACAAGATGTCGGTGGGTGGTGTCTATCGCTTCGACGACCGTCTGATATTCGGCACGGACGTTGTCTACCAGAGCGCCGCGCCTTCGGAGTACGAGTTCGATGCCAGCGGCAACGTCACCGGTGAGCGCCGCAGCGACAACTACGTGCTGGTGAACTTCAATACCGAGTACAAAGTCACCAAGAACGTCGCGGTGTCCGCCTACGTGAAGAACGCGTTCGACAAGGAATACGTCACCAACAACCGCAACGACACCATCATCGACGTCGGCGCACCGCGCACGGTGGGGATGATCCTTCGCTACGACATGTAA